The Bacillus sp. B-jedd sequence AAATGATCCCTTCTTTACCAGCTATGTGTGAAATAGACCTTGATGTGCAGGTTATCGACTTACTTAAAGAAATGGCCCGGAAGCGCCAGCCACGCAAAGAAAAGCTTTTTAATGACTATATGAACCTTAAACAAGAGTTGGGCAGAAGGCCGACATATCTGGAATTACACCTTTCAGGCGTTTCAGAATCAGTCCAATACCGCCAAGAGTTCGGTTCATATGTTGGGTTTCTGAATTGGGCTGGAGAATTAGCAGATCGGGAAGAGAAAGTCTATCACCGATACAAAAACTGGCTGGAGGAAGTCGAAAAAACAGCCATGTCAAAAAGCTACAAAATGGTCCTGCTCCTGGCAATGCTCGAACGGGGGCCATCTGACTGGTTTAAACCACTTACTCCAAGAGAAGTAGCGCCATTCTTTCATAGTTATCTAACAAAAACAGAATATAGGAAACGAATTGATTTTAGTGACAAATCTTCAAGGAAGTTATGGAAGTACGATGAGAAAGCGGTAAGCAGTCTGATTGCTAGGATGCCGATGACAATGTGGGATAGGGGACAAGATGGATTGACGAATTTTAATAAAGGTGTATTTATTATTAACTTTGATGTGTTACCTGAAGATGAAACAATAGTATTTAACTGGACTAGAGAAGTGTGTGAATATAGGCTGCATTATCATTTTGAACGGTGAAAATAATTACATAAATTATGTATGGTTTGATACCTAACTGGGATCTTTAGGTGAAAACGAGTGGTAAAATAAGAAACTATAGAACATTCCCAGCTGTACATATATCAATGATTGTGTTTGGAAAGTTGGATGAATGAGATACGAATAGAATAATCAGCTGGATTTACAAAAGAAAAGTGGTTGAAAAATAAGATTTCTGCTAATTTTCAACTTATCTTACAAGTGAAACCTAAGAAAGATTTTTAAAGATTGAGTGCTAACCACAAAATAATTGTTTGGTAAGTAAGGGAAGTGATACAAATGAATAAAAAGCTGGATGATCTACTTACTCATATAAATAATAATTTTCGATTCGGTAGTAAAATTAAGCAGAATATTGTTGACCAGTGGTTTAAAGAATACACACTTGACATCGAAGAAAAGTTTGCCGTTTATGATGAACTAGATTCTTTGCAAATAAAAATCATTGATCATCCCAATACTGTAATAAAGGCAAAATTATTGAAATTGTATAAATGTATTGAGTTGGAAAAGGAAATTAATAGGAGTATTCTTATTAAATGGTTCAATCAAAATAATATAGATGAAAGTATACATGAGAATATGCTAAGCGAACTAAGGAGAAGTGACTATATCATTATTGATGATACACCGCAGGAGAAAAGTGAAATTGATTTTGATATACCTGATGATTTATTAGAAAATGATTTAGATTCTTTATTGGATGACGACAGCTTCATTGAACATATTGATTCACTTGAAGATGTTATTGATAAGTCATGGAATATTGAATATTTAAATCAAATACATTCAGGAGATGAATCAAAACGAAATAAGTCACTTAGCAATCTAGTTGAAGCGAATACAAAATTAGTATGGAAAATTGTGAAACAGTATTCAGGCATAGCAACAGTGGGATTCGATGTGAGTGATATGTATCAAGTTGGGGTTATTGGATTACTAAAGGCTGCAGAAAAATTCGATGTTTCCTTGGGTTATCAGTTTTCAACTTATGCAACTTGGTGGATAAGACAAGCGATTACTAGAGGGATAGCGGATTATTCAACATTAATACGAATTCCAGTTCATTATCGAGAAAAAATGAACAAATTTATAAAAATCGAGAATGAATTGTGGAATGAATTGGCAAGACCCGCTACAACTATTGAAATATCAAAAGAAATGGGAGAACCCATTAACGTTATAGAAGAATTACGCTTTTATATTTCTCAAAGTAATTTGGATAGTCTTGATCGCCTTGTTGGAAAAGATGAAAATACATTATTAGGTGAACTCGTGTTAGATGAAAATTTAAATATGCCTGATGAGGAATATTTTAAAGTTGAATTAAGAAATACAATTGGTGAGATCTTTCAAGCGATTTTAACGGAGAGAGAAATGCAAGTTTTATATTATCGTTTTGGATTTAAAAACGATGAAACAAAGACATTGGAGGATATTGGACAAATATTCAATGTGACAAGAGAAAGAATTCGACAAATAGAAGCGAAAGCGCTTAGAAAGCTTCAAAACCCAAAAACGACTACAATATTAAAGGAGTATTTGTATGAATATTGAAAAAAGAATTGAGGAAATCGTGGAACAAAATGGACCATCTATTGTTGTTTTAAAAGGTTTTGACACAAGCGAATTAAAAAGAGAGAATAAGTACTTTTCGTTTAGTATAGACTACTTCGATACAGTAGATTTATCAACTTTACAAGAACAGGTAATAGAAGATATTATCAAACATCGTACTTTTACAGATGCATATTTATGGATGACGATTGAAGAATATCAATTATTTAAAGATCAAGAAGCTATTAATAAAATGCCCGTATTGGTAATCGAAAATAATCTGTTTAATAAACAGTATCCATATAGAGGTTCACTGTCAAATATTGAGAGCATTTATCATAATTTATATTATCAAGAAGATAATGAATTAGAAAATGATCAGTTAAAAATATTAGAAAATGTCTCAAAATTTTATGGCCAAATAGATTATTCAAAGCAGAGCGGAAATTATTATGTGACATATCCAGAATTTGATGAAAAACCCTTAACGTACAAATATTATGATGAGAAGGATTATGACTTTAATTTTAGCGAAGATTACCCTACCGAAAATATTACGCAAATAGAATTATCGGATGATGAACTTCCATTTTTAGACCTTATTATCAACATTATATTAAAAGAAGAAACCAATAATGTTTTATTTGTTTTATCAGGAGGAAATGAGCTACTACCTAATAATTATTTAGCACGTATTAATATTCTCGCTAATATTTCTGATATAAATATTTATTTTACAACATTATCAATACGAAGAAAGGTAATAGTGAATGAAGATGCCTATGTAAAAATATTGAATGATGTTTATGGGTACTACGATTTCAAAGAAATTGAGTTTTACAAAAATATAGAGAATCAATCTAAAGAAACAATAAATATTTCGCAAGCTCAAATTATCGATGATATAGTCATTCAGGCAGAAAAAGCAATGCATGGTGAAGATTTTCGAGATATATATATAACTGCAGCAACTGGAGCAGGAAAATCTGTGATGTTCCAAATCCCGGCATTATATTTAGCAGATATATATGCGGATGATAAGCCTTTAACACTAGTTATATCACCATTAATTGGTCTAATGAATGATCAAGTTGACAGTATGAAAAGAAAAGGGATTAAAAATTCAGCCACAATAAATGGAAATACTCCACCTTATGAAAAAGAACGTATACTTGATCAAATTCAAAATCAGCAAGTTGATATTTTATACTTATCTCCTGAAACACTTCAAGCTCGATCCGATATTAAAATGCTGATTGGTAATAGGAATATTGGTGTTGTGATTATTGATGAGGCGCATATTGTAACTACTTGGGGAAAATCGTTTCGATCTGACTATTGGTATTTAGGTATTTATCTAGCTAAGTTAAGAAAGGTATATAAATTCCCTATCGTTACTTTCACTGCAACGGCTATATACGGCGGGCGAGAAGATATGTATTTAGATACGAGAAATAGTCTTAATATGATAAGTCCTATTTCTTACTTTGGAAAAGTTCGTCGCGATGAGTTAATTATGGTTGTTCAAAGTAGTGAAAAAGATTTAGAGAAAGAAGGACGGGATTATCGAAAAACGAAGCACGCATTAGCGTTGAAACATTTAAAAAAAGCTCATAAAAACAAACAAAAATCATTGGTTTATTTCCCCACAGTAAAATTGTTGACTGATTTCAATAACTTTTTAACGCAAAATACACCGGATCTTGCTGAAGCAACAGGTAAATATCATGGAGGCCTCACAAAAGAGGAAAAAGATGAGGTTTTATATCAATATGTAATTGGAGACTTACAATTTGTTTTGGCAACGAAGGCCTTTGGAATGGGAATCGATATTCCTGATATTACAAATGTTTATCATTATGCTCCTACTGGTAATGTTGTTGATTATATCCAAGAAATCGGAAGGGCAGCTCGAGATAAGAATAAAGTTGCTAATGGATTTGGTTTAATTGATTTTTTAAATCGCGACATGAACGAGGTTAAACAGCTATATGGTATGTCAGCGATTAGAAAGAGTCAAATTATAGAAGTTATGAAAAAAGTTTTATCGGTGTATAAAGAAAAGAAGAATAACCGTAATTTAATTATTAGTCCAGAGGATTTTAAATATATCTTTGTTCAAAACAAACGCGATGAAGATTCATTAGACAATAAAGTGAAAACAGTTTTATTGATGATTGAGAAAGATTTTTCTTCACCAAATAAACTAGGATATTCTCCATTTGTCGCGAGACCAAGAAGCATATTTGGGAATGATTTAATATTCGTTACTCCTGAATTAGAAAGAACATTTATTCATTCTAATTTGGGAAGATATTTTAAAAAGCAATATGAAATACAGAGTGATAGTTATTCTGCTGTATATCAGGTGAACCTGAGTGGAATATGGGAGAAATATTATAGAAGTATGTCTTTTCCTAGTTTTAAATTTGCATTGTTTTCAGCGGAAGAAAGAGGGAAACTGAAGCATAAATCTATTTTTGAAAAGTTGATATATGTGTCAGGTGTAGAAGTAGGATTAAATAACAATGAATCAGTCGAGTCAGTTGTTTCGGAGTATAACTTAATCTTACAGGCTTTTGAGATATTTGTTAATAATTATAGAATGTCAGGAAAACATTTTTCGGTTGATGATCTTGGATACCATTTTATGAAAGCATTAAAGATCTCTGATAGGTTCGAAGCAATGACGTTTGCACAAACAGTCATTAACGCAGCATTTGAATATTCAAAGATAAAAGAGATTAAATTTATATCCGAGCGTCCAAGTAGTGGAGATTCTAAACCGAAGTATATTATTCACAATGATGGAGATTTATTCACGACATTCATTAAGAGAGGTTTGTTAGCGACCTTGAAGCCGCGTGAAAATTTTGTTGAGAGCGGCAGCAATATACTTACATTTTACATGAGAGCAAATAGTGTGGAACTAGATGCGAAATTAGCAGCACTTGGAATAGGGGAGAGTCGAAAGTTATTAAATTATCAAGTACTGGGTGGAAACAACCCACAAATATATCTAAGAATGAACTCAATTTATCCATTAGAAAAAGCTATTAAACAAGGTAGCTTTTATCAAAATAGTATATTAAAAGATGTTCAAGATAAACATTATACAAGTGTAGAAATGTTGAAGTATCTTTTTACAAAGAAACAAGAAGGAAATTCACCAAAAGAGAAGATTCTAAATTACTCAAAATGGTTTTGGGATAATATAGAAGCCTATTTTATGGGAATTCTACCAAGCGAAGTAAAGAATGCTTTAAGTAAACCAAAAAAATAAAGTTGATTATTTTTTAAAAGGAAATGTCAATCCTTCGACATTCTCTAAATAAAGATTAGGGGCCTGTCCCTCACTACGTTAACAGTTTAACGTATTGGGGGACAGGCCCTATTGTCCAAGATGTAGAAATAGAACTTTATGCTGAGCCATATTTTTTATTTGCATCTATTAGAATCATTTATTTAGTTATTTCGGTTACATTGAATATTAATAAAAGTAAGAGTAAAATAAGATATAAGTAAATCTTGAGTACGAGGTGGTATTCGTGGAATTAAAGCTCTTTTATCGAACACAACGTGACTTAGCAACTGCGTTGAACCAATTAGTCGATGCGTATTGGGAAGAGAAAATCAAAGAAGATGAATTAATAGAAGGTGTTAAAAGAATGTATGAAAATAATCCAGATAAACTGATTAAAAATAATGTGTTCACGAAAGTAGTACAACAACAGAGCGGGAAAAGACGGTTAGCTGTAGTTGATAAAATTTTGGAATTTAAATAGGCTGATAGTCTTGTGTGAAAGGTTGGATTAGATGACAATAATATTAGAATATTCCTCCGTATTAACAGGGGCTTCATTCATGTTGTATGAGTTTAAGCAAGTCGTGGCTTTAAAAGATCAAGGTCATTCTGATCGAGAAGTTCGGCAAAAAGTCATAACTGAAAATTTATTTCAATATGATAAAATCTCCAGTTTAAAAAGAGGACTACCTTCTATTTTAAGAAGGGCGAACGTATTAGATGAGACATTAAGAAAGCTCGTCATCGAAGAGTCGTTTGAATTTGGTAAGATCATTAACCTGTACGCCATCATGAAAACGGATCGTCTTTTTTTCGAATTTATGAATGAAGTCATTCAAGAAAAACTTCAGATGAATGATTACAACTTCGAGAAGAAGGACTTAAACACATACTTTACGGTAAAAGCCGAACAGGATGAAAACATTGCAAGCTGGACAGAAGCCACTATTCAAAAGTTAAAACAGGTATACGGGAAAATATTACTGGAAACAGGGTTACTTAAGGATAAGAAATCAGGAGAGTTAAATCGGCTAATTATAGACGAACAAATCAAAAACCATCTTACTCATATTGGCGATGCCCGCTATGTTCGTGCGATGGGTGAATAAGGGGGGATATCATGGCTAATTTGAATGCTAGACTGGATCAAATCATACCCAAAATCAAGGAAGAAAAATTCATTGATGGGCGTGGACTTGGCAATGAAATCAGTTTTTATGTCTTCGATTATGAACCAGACGGTGAGCTTGTCGTGAGGGATTATATCAAGCACATCAAGAAAGAGTTCAACTATGAAGGAACGAATAGAAGAATTATTGAATTTGATTTATACAAAATGCTCATTGAAATTACAAAAGAAAAACGGATTTTTGACCGTATATTTCAGATGGAAGAACAACAAGGAAAAGACACTTTGTTCAAAGCTATGACGACGTTTGCAAAACCAGAAGTATTCCTGCAGAAAATTGAAGAACAGTTGGGTGATCACAATGTTGTATTCATTACAGGGGTGGGGAAAGTGTATCCGTTTGTCCGCTCTCATAACATCCTGAACAACCTACAAGAAGTGTTGGACAAAAAACCTGTCATCATGTTCTTCCCAGGAAGGTACGATGGTCAGTCACTCCAATTGTTTAGTAAATTCAAGGATGATAACTACTACAGAGCTTTTCGCTTAGTCGATTAATGGAAGAGGGGGATTTTAGATGATACTAAAAGATATGTTTTTAAAAGATATTGAACGGGATATTCGTGGCGTTATTAAAGTTGCCCAAACAAGTGAAGCGGACATTTATCAGGAACTGGACGAGTATGTCGTCACACAGGAGTTACATAAACATTTCTCTAAGTTCTACGACAACTATCAAAAGGGAATCGACGGTAAAACTGACAAAATGGGTGTGTGGATTTCAGGTTTCTTCGGATCGGGTAAATCCCACTTCCTTAAAATTCTTGCCTACCTATTAGAGAACAAAGCTGTACAAGGAAAGAAGCCAGTTGATTTCTTTGAAGAAAAGGTAAAAGATCCACTTGTTTACGCCAATATGAAGCGTACGGCTGACGTGGATACAGAAACGATTCTATTTAACATTGATTCGAAAAGCTCGCTTGATAACAAATCAAAAGAAGATGCGATTTTGCGTGTCTTCATGAAAGTGTTTTACGAACATAGAGGCTATTACGGGGACATTCCAGGCGTTGCGGAGATGGAGAAGTATTTGGACAAGCAAGGTGTGTACGAAGCGTTTAAACAGGAGTTCCAAGCGTTAGCAGGAGAACCATGGAAAGAACGTCGTAACAGCTTCTATTTTGACGCTGATTTTGTCATTGGTGCATTAACAAAAGTGACGGATATGTCTGAGGAATCGGCACGCAATTGGTTCGAAAACGGGGTTAATAACTTCGAAATTAGCATCGAGAAATTCTCAAAAGACGTGAAAGAATACATTGACGAAAAAGGCCCGAACTTCCATTTAGTTTTCCTCGTAGATGAAATCGGTCAATACATTGGAGACAGCCGTAACCTCATGCTCAACTTGCAGACGCTTGCGGAGGATTTAGGGACGCATGCACACGGGAAGGTATGGATTATGGTGACATCACAAGAAAGCATTGACTCAATCGTCAAAGTAAAAGGTGATGACTTCTCTCGTATTCAAGGGCGTTTTGATACAAGACTATCTCTATCTTCT is a genomic window containing:
- a CDS encoding DUF1788 domain-containing protein, which codes for MANLNARLDQIIPKIKEEKFIDGRGLGNEISFYVFDYEPDGELVVRDYIKHIKKEFNYEGTNRRIIEFDLYKMLIEITKEKRIFDRIFQMEEQQGKDTLFKAMTTFAKPEVFLQKIEEQLGDHNVVFITGVGKVYPFVRSHNILNNLQEVLDKKPVIMFFPGRYDGQSLQLFSKFKDDNYYRAFRLVD
- a CDS encoding TIGR04540 family protein encodes the protein MELKLFYRTQRDLATALNQLVDAYWEEKIKEDELIEGVKRMYENNPDKLIKNNVFTKVVQQQSGKRRLAVVDKILEFK
- a CDS encoding sigma-70 family RNA polymerase sigma factor, with product MNKKLDDLLTHINNNFRFGSKIKQNIVDQWFKEYTLDIEEKFAVYDELDSLQIKIIDHPNTVIKAKLLKLYKCIELEKEINRSILIKWFNQNNIDESIHENMLSELRRSDYIIIDDTPQEKSEIDFDIPDDLLENDLDSLLDDDSFIEHIDSLEDVIDKSWNIEYLNQIHSGDESKRNKSLSNLVEANTKLVWKIVKQYSGIATVGFDVSDMYQVGVIGLLKAAEKFDVSLGYQFSTYATWWIRQAITRGIADYSTLIRIPVHYREKMNKFIKIENELWNELARPATTIEISKEMGEPINVIEELRFYISQSNLDSLDRLVGKDENTLLGELVLDENLNMPDEEYFKVELRNTIGEIFQAILTEREMQVLYYRFGFKNDETKTLEDIGQIFNVTRERIRQIEAKALRKLQNPKTTTILKEYLYEY
- a CDS encoding DEAD/DEAH box helicase; this encodes MNIEKRIEEIVEQNGPSIVVLKGFDTSELKRENKYFSFSIDYFDTVDLSTLQEQVIEDIIKHRTFTDAYLWMTIEEYQLFKDQEAINKMPVLVIENNLFNKQYPYRGSLSNIESIYHNLYYQEDNELENDQLKILENVSKFYGQIDYSKQSGNYYVTYPEFDEKPLTYKYYDEKDYDFNFSEDYPTENITQIELSDDELPFLDLIINIILKEETNNVLFVLSGGNELLPNNYLARINILANISDINIYFTTLSIRRKVIVNEDAYVKILNDVYGYYDFKEIEFYKNIENQSKETINISQAQIIDDIVIQAEKAMHGEDFRDIYITAATGAGKSVMFQIPALYLADIYADDKPLTLVISPLIGLMNDQVDSMKRKGIKNSATINGNTPPYEKERILDQIQNQQVDILYLSPETLQARSDIKMLIGNRNIGVVIIDEAHIVTTWGKSFRSDYWYLGIYLAKLRKVYKFPIVTFTATAIYGGREDMYLDTRNSLNMISPISYFGKVRRDELIMVVQSSEKDLEKEGRDYRKTKHALALKHLKKAHKNKQKSLVYFPTVKLLTDFNNFLTQNTPDLAEATGKYHGGLTKEEKDEVLYQYVIGDLQFVLATKAFGMGIDIPDITNVYHYAPTGNVVDYIQEIGRAARDKNKVANGFGLIDFLNRDMNEVKQLYGMSAIRKSQIIEVMKKVLSVYKEKKNNRNLIISPEDFKYIFVQNKRDEDSLDNKVKTVLLMIEKDFSSPNKLGYSPFVARPRSIFGNDLIFVTPELERTFIHSNLGRYFKKQYEIQSDSYSAVYQVNLSGIWEKYYRSMSFPSFKFALFSAEERGKLKHKSIFEKLIYVSGVEVGLNNNESVESVVSEYNLILQAFEIFVNNYRMSGKHFSVDDLGYHFMKALKISDRFEAMTFAQTVINAAFEYSKIKEIKFISERPSSGDSKPKYIIHNDGDLFTTFIKRGLLATLKPRENFVESGSNILTFYMRANSVELDAKLAALGIGESRKLLNYQVLGGNNPQIYLRMNSIYPLEKAIKQGSFYQNSILKDVQDKHYTSVEMLKYLFTKKQEGNSPKEKILNYSKWFWDNIEAYFMGILPSEVKNALSKPKK
- a CDS encoding DUF1819 family protein, whose amino-acid sequence is MLYEFKQVVALKDQGHSDREVRQKVITENLFQYDKISSLKRGLPSILRRANVLDETLRKLVIEESFEFGKIINLYAIMKTDRLFFEFMNEVIQEKLQMNDYNFEKKDLNTYFTVKAEQDENIASWTEATIQKLKQVYGKILLETGLLKDKKSGELNRLIIDEQIKNHLTHIGDARYVRAMGE